In the genome of Gemmatimonadaceae bacterium, one region contains:
- a CDS encoding transcriptional regulator: MAKQGAVRQDRGSPDPAKLQSVRGRAIGPDTGEFDRLIHERVRLGIVSALAVNEKLTFNDLKKLLKITDGNLSVHARKLEDAKYVSCTKTFEGRMPRTEYRLTAEGRRALERYLDHMEALIHATRDRK, from the coding sequence GTGGCTAAACAGGGAGCCGTCCGGCAGGATCGCGGCAGTCCCGACCCGGCGAAGCTGCAGTCGGTGCGCGGCCGCGCCATCGGCCCGGACACCGGCGAATTCGACCGGCTGATCCACGAGCGCGTGCGGCTCGGAATCGTGAGCGCGCTGGCGGTGAACGAGAAGCTGACCTTCAACGATCTGAAGAAGCTGCTCAAGATCACCGACGGGAATCTGAGCGTGCACGCGCGCAAGCTCGAGGACGCGAAGTACGTGAGCTGCACGAAGACCTTCGAAGGACGCATGCCGCGCACGGAGTACCGCCTGACGGCCGAGGGGCGGCGCGCGCTCGAGCGCTACCTCGATCACATGGAAGCTCTCATTCATGCCACGCGTGACCGCAAGTAG
- a CDS encoding SRPBCC family protein, protein MSWTLMLAALIVAVLAVVTAVGWKLPAEHRITREAELPHGPDAVWTAISDFSALPAWMPGIRRVQRLDDAIEGRERWLYETAEGDMTIEVVTRSAPTELTIRSVSSDLAFGGTWTHRISPAAAGSLVSVTEHGWISNPFFRFMYRYVFAGATTPDEALAALRRHLGGRVRTSASRPTME, encoded by the coding sequence TTGTCGTGGACCCTGATGCTGGCCGCGCTCATCGTCGCCGTGCTGGCCGTGGTTACCGCCGTCGGTTGGAAGCTCCCGGCGGAGCACCGGATAACGCGCGAAGCCGAGCTGCCCCACGGTCCGGACGCTGTCTGGACGGCGATTAGCGACTTCTCCGCGCTACCGGCCTGGATGCCGGGGATCCGGCGCGTCCAGAGACTCGACGACGCCATCGAAGGCAGGGAGCGCTGGCTGTACGAAACCGCCGAGGGCGACATGACGATCGAGGTCGTCACGCGGTCCGCGCCGACCGAGCTGACCATCCGGAGCGTGAGCTCCGACCTCGCGTTCGGCGGCACCTGGACCCACAGGATCTCGCCCGCCGCCGCCGGCTCTCTGGTCAGCGTCACCGAGCATGGCTGGATCTCGAACCCGTTCTTCCGCTTCATGTACCGGTACGTGTTCGCGGGCGCGACGACACCGGACGAAGCGCTCGCGGCGCTCCGGCGGCATCTGGGCGGACGGGTCCGGACATCGGCGAGCCGGCCTACTATGGAATAG
- a CDS encoding type 1 glutamine amidotransferase domain-containing protein gives MAESLKGRKVAFLATDGVEQIELTEPWNALRAAEADLYLVADKEGEIQGVNHGEKGDKFRVDKLVDQVTASDFDALVLPGGVRSPDKLRTNPKAVEFVRGFMEADKPVAAICHGPWLLVEAGAVKGRTLTSWPSLKTDIVNAGGEWVDKQVEVDQKLLTSRKPDDLPAFNQKLVSLLVTAIDERRLDRMGEQSFPASDPLPGPISIP, from the coding sequence ATGGCTGAGTCACTCAAAGGCAGAAAAGTCGCGTTTCTCGCGACGGACGGCGTGGAGCAGATCGAGCTGACCGAGCCGTGGAACGCTTTGCGCGCCGCCGAGGCCGATCTGTACCTGGTCGCCGACAAGGAAGGCGAGATTCAGGGAGTCAATCACGGCGAGAAAGGCGACAAGTTCCGTGTCGACAAGCTCGTCGACCAGGTGACGGCGAGCGACTTCGACGCGCTGGTGCTGCCCGGCGGCGTGCGCAGTCCGGACAAGCTGCGCACCAACCCGAAGGCGGTGGAATTCGTGCGCGGCTTCATGGAAGCCGACAAGCCGGTGGCGGCGATCTGTCACGGCCCGTGGCTGCTGGTGGAAGCGGGGGCCGTGAAGGGAAGGACGCTGACGTCGTGGCCGAGCCTGAAGACCGACATCGTCAACGCGGGCGGCGAATGGGTGGACAAGCAGGTGGAAGTCGATCAGAAGCTCCTCACCAGCAGAAAGCCGGATGATCTGCCAGCGTTCAACCAGAAGCTTGTGAGTCTGTTGGTGACCGCGATCGACGAGCGGCGGCTCGACCGGATGGGTGAGCAGAGCTTTCCGGCCAGCGATCCGCTGCCCGGCCCGATCTCTATTCCATAG
- the moaC gene encoding cyclic pyranopterin monophosphate synthase MoaC gives MSEPGDAGAKLSHVDASGRARMVDVTAKPATERMARARGEIRMQAATLTAIRENQAPKGDVLGVARVAGVLAAKRTAELIPLCHSLPLTDVDVAFELDDALPGVRVEAIARTVGRTGVEMEAIVAVSVALITVYDMAKAIDKTMVLGGIELVEKRGGKSGQ, from the coding sequence GTGAGCGAGCCGGGCGACGCGGGCGCGAAGCTCAGCCACGTGGACGCGAGCGGGCGGGCCCGCATGGTGGACGTGACCGCGAAACCGGCGACGGAGCGGATGGCGCGCGCGCGCGGAGAGATCCGCATGCAGGCGGCGACTCTGACGGCGATCCGTGAGAACCAGGCGCCGAAGGGCGACGTGCTGGGAGTGGCGCGAGTCGCCGGCGTCCTCGCCGCGAAGCGAACGGCGGAGCTGATTCCGCTGTGCCACTCGCTTCCGCTCACCGACGTGGACGTCGCTTTCGAGCTGGACGACGCGCTCCCGGGTGTGCGCGTCGAAGCGATCGCGCGGACGGTGGGCCGCACGGGCGTGGAGATGGAGGCGATCGTCGCGGTGTCGGTGGCGCTGATCACCGTGTACGACATGGCCAAGGCGATCGACAAGACGATGGTCCTTGGAGGGATCGAGCTGGTAGAGAAGCGCGGGGGTAAGTCAGGCCAATAG